A DNA window from Mus pahari chromosome 13, PAHARI_EIJ_v1.1, whole genome shotgun sequence contains the following coding sequences:
- the Rasl10a gene encoding ras-like protein family member 10A codes for MGGSLRVAVLGAPGVGKTAIIRQFLFGDYPERHRPTDGPRLYRPAVLLDGAVYDLSIRDGDVAEPGSSPRSLEEWSDPKDWSLQDTDAFVLVYDICSPDSFDYVKALRQRIAENRPAGAPEAPILVVGNKRDRQRLRFGPRRALATLVRRGWRCGYLECSAKYNWHVLRLFRELLRCALVRTRPAHPALRLQGALHPARCSLM; via the exons ATGGGCGGCAGCCTGCGGGTGGCTGTTCTGGGTGCTCCGGGAGTGGGCAAGACCGCCATCATCCGCCAGTTCTTGTTTGGTGACTATCCTGAGCGCCACCGACCCACGGACGGTCCCCGCCTCTACCGGCCCGCGGTGCTGCTCGACGGCGCCGTCTACGACCTGAGTATCCGCGATGGTGACGTCGCTGAACCCGGCTCGAGCCCCAGAAGTCTTGAG GAGTGGTCGGACCCTAAAGACTGGAGCTTGCAGGACACAGACGCCTTTGTGCTGGTCTACGACATCTGCAGCCCCGACAGTTTCGATTATGTTAAAGCCCTGAGGCAGCGTATAGCAGAAAACAG GCCGGCGGGAGCGCCAGAGGCCCCCATCCTGGTGGTAGGCAACAAGCGGGACCGTCAGAGGCTGCGCTTTGGACCTCGCCGTGCACTGGCCACTCTAGTTCGCAGGGGCTGGCGCTGTGGCTACCTCGAGTGCTCAGCCAAATACAATTGGCACGTGCTGCGTCTCTTCCGAGAGCTTCTGCGTTGTGCTTTGGTGCGCACACGTCCTGCACACCCGGCCCTTCGCCTGCAAGGGGCGCTGCACCCAGCGCGCTGCAGCCTCATGTGA
- the Gas2l1 gene encoding GAS2-like protein 1 isoform X1 yields the protein MFACSQSALKLSVPPPPSGRLVEVDHSEPLRVFTATLTYVPTVTPLALGMADPVAGIAGSAAKSVRPFRSSEAYVEAMKEDLADWLNALYSLGLPGSGDGFLTGLATGTTLCQHANAVTEAARALAAARPTRGVAFQAHSVAPGSFVARDNVASFIGWCRAELGVPEVLMFETEDLVLRKNEKSVVLCLLEVARRGARLGLLAPRLVQFEQEIERELRATPQVSSVPAAEEDVTEIATVPGVPTRAPRMTPNDLRNLDELVREILGRCTCPDQFPMIKVSEGKYRVGDSSLLIFVRVLRSHVMVRVGGGWDTLEHYLDKHDPCRCSSSTHRLPQQRAGTFSPQRGSPTPSPRPSSPVPGSERRSSRPEVITPISLRSTKEGPETPLRPRDQLPPLPRSRRYSGDSDSSASSAQSGPMGARSDDSTTGSRRERPSHRPTSGLPASPRRPTAPRSQSRDRLDRGRPRVAPGGRGAQLSASSPARRTRSQSREEQAVLMVRRDRDGQHSWVARGRGGGGAGGSGRSTPQTPRARSPAAPRPSRGPSPGPELAATPASIFRTPLQLDPQQEQQLFRRLEEEFLANARALEAAASHTPTGSAPDPPAPDSAYCSSSSSSSSLSVMGGKCGQPGESGRTANGLPGPRSQALSSSSDEGSPCLAVGGALDVTRSSMAGPEPSLTWARGRMDTQPDRKPSRIPTPRGPRRPSGPTELGAWHALHSVTPRTEPDSSM from the exons ATGTTTGCTTGTTCACAGTCTGCTCTTAAACTTagcgtccccccccccccgagtggcAGGCTGGTAGAGGTGGACCATTCTGAACCCTTGCGTGTCTTCACAGCAACCCTCACCTATGTCCCCACAGTGACTCCACTGGCCCTGGGCATGGCGGACCCAGTGGCGGGCATCGCAGGCTCTGCCGCCAAGAGTGTGCGACCCTTCCGATCCAGCGAGGCCTATGTGGAAGCCATGAAGGAAGACCTGGCCGATTGGCTCAATGCTTTGTACAGTCTAGGTCTCCCCGGCAGTGGCGATGGCTTCCTCACGGGGTTGGCCACAGGCACAACCCTGTGCCAACATGCCAACGCTGTCACCGAGGCTGCCCGGGCTCTGGCTGCTGCCCGTCCAACCCGAGGTGTGGCCTTCCAGGCACACAGTGTGGCGCCTGGCTCCTTCGTGGCCCGAGACAACGTGGCCTCTTTCATCGGCTGGTGCCGGGCTGAGCTGGGCGTGCCCGAAGTGCTCATGTTTGAGACAGAAGACCTGGTGCTGCGCAAGAACGAGAAGAGCGTGGTGCTCTGCCTGCTGGAGGTCGCCCGGCGTGGGGCGCGCCTCGGCCTGCTTGCCCCGAGGCTGGTACAGTTCGAGCAGGAGATTGAGCGGGAGCTTCGAGCTACCCCTCAGGTCTCCAGCGTCCCTGCTGCTGAAGAGGATGTCACTGAAATTGCCACTGTACCAGGGGTTCCCACCCGCGCACCCCGCATGACGCCCAACGACCTTCGAAACCTCGATGAGCTG GTAAGGGAGATCCTGGGCAGGTGCACCTGCCCCGACCAGTTTCCCATGATCAAGGTCTCCGAGGGGAAGTACCGAGTGGGAGACTCCAGCCTGCTCATCTTCGTGAGG GTGCTGAGAAGTCACGTGATGGTGCGAGTAGGTGGCGGCTGGGACACACTGGAGCACTACCTAGACAAGCATGACCCTTGCCGCTGCTCTTCTTCTA CCCACCGTCTGCCCCAGCAGAGGGCCGGGACTTTCTCCCCGCAGAGGGGATCACCCACTCCTAGCCCCCGCCCCAGTAGCCCAGTCCCTGGGAGTGAGCGCCGGAGCTCCCGGCCCGAAGTAATAACCCCCATCAGCCTGCGAAGCACAAAGGAGGGGCCCGAGACCCCGCTCAG GCCCCGCGATCagctgccccccctcccccgctcccgcCGCTACTCCGGGGACAGTgactcctcagcctcctctgctCAGAGCGGCCCCATGGGTGCCCGCAGCGACGATTCAACCACTGGCTCCCGGAGGGAGCGGCCCAGCCACCGGCCGACCTCCGGTCTTCCGGCCTCCCCGAGACGGCCGACCGCTCCTCGCAGCCAGTCTCGAGACCGGCTGGACCGGGGACGGCCCCGCGTGGCCCCAGGAGGCCGAGGCGCTCAGCTGTCGGCTTCCAGCCCAGCACGGCGCACCCGCAGCCAGAGCCGCGAGGAACAGGCGGTATTGATGGTGCGCAGGGACCGAGACGGCCAGCACTCGTGGGTGGCCCGGGGCAGGGGTGGCGGGGGGGCAGGGGGTTCTGGAAGGAGTACCCCGCAGACTCCACGTGCCCGCAGCCCTGCAGCACCTCGGCCTTCCAGGGGCCCCAGCCCAGGCCCAGAGCTGGCTGCCACACCCGCCAGCATCTTCCGCACGCCCCTGCAGCTTGACccacagcaggagcagcagctgttTAGGCGTCTGGAAGAGGAATTCTTAGCCAATGCCCGCGCCTTGGAGGCTGCTGCTAGCCACACCCCCACAGGATCTGCCCCTGACCCTCCAGCTCCGGACTCCGCTTACTGTTCATCCAGCTCCTCGTCTTCATCACTCAGTGTCATGGGTGGCAAATGTGGCCAACCTGGGGAATCAGGCCGCACAGCCAATGGGCTGCCTGGGCCCCGCAGCCAAGCTCTGTCCAGCTCTTCCGATGAGGGCAGCCCCTGCCTTGCTGTAGGAGGGGCACTGGATGTAACCAGGAGCTCTATGGCTGGCCCAGAACCCTCACTGACCTGGGCAAGGGGGCGGATGGACACACAACCAGACCGTAAACCGTCACGCATACCCACACCTCGGGGACCCCGCCGCCCATCGGGACCCACAGAGCTCGGGGCTTGGCATGCCCTGCATTCGGTCACCCCAAGGACCGAGCCAGATTCTTCAATGTGA
- the Gas2l1 gene encoding GAS2-like protein 1 isoform X2, with the protein MADPVAGIAGSAAKSVRPFRSSEAYVEAMKEDLADWLNALYSLGLPGSGDGFLTGLATGTTLCQHANAVTEAARALAAARPTRGVAFQAHSVAPGSFVARDNVASFIGWCRAELGVPEVLMFETEDLVLRKNEKSVVLCLLEVARRGARLGLLAPRLVQFEQEIERELRATPQVSSVPAAEEDVTEIATVPGVPTRAPRMTPNDLRNLDELVREILGRCTCPDQFPMIKVSEGKYRVGDSSLLIFVRVLRSHVMVRVGGGWDTLEHYLDKHDPCRCSSSTHRLPQQRAGTFSPQRGSPTPSPRPSSPVPGSERRSSRPEVITPISLRSTKEGPETPLRPRDQLPPLPRSRRYSGDSDSSASSAQSGPMGARSDDSTTGSRRERPSHRPTSGLPASPRRPTAPRSQSRDRLDRGRPRVAPGGRGAQLSASSPARRTRSQSREEQAVLMVRRDRDGQHSWVARGRGGGGAGGSGRSTPQTPRARSPAAPRPSRGPSPGPELAATPASIFRTPLQLDPQQEQQLFRRLEEEFLANARALEAAASHTPTGSAPDPPAPDSAYCSSSSSSSSLSVMGGKCGQPGESGRTANGLPGPRSQALSSSSDEGSPCLAVGGALDVTRSSMAGPEPSLTWARGRMDTQPDRKPSRIPTPRGPRRPSGPTELGAWHALHSVTPRTEPDSSM; encoded by the exons ATGGCGGACCCAGTGGCGGGCATCGCAGGCTCTGCCGCCAAGAGTGTGCGACCCTTCCGATCCAGCGAGGCCTATGTGGAAGCCATGAAGGAAGACCTGGCCGATTGGCTCAATGCTTTGTACAGTCTAGGTCTCCCCGGCAGTGGCGATGGCTTCCTCACGGGGTTGGCCACAGGCACAACCCTGTGCCAACATGCCAACGCTGTCACCGAGGCTGCCCGGGCTCTGGCTGCTGCCCGTCCAACCCGAGGTGTGGCCTTCCAGGCACACAGTGTGGCGCCTGGCTCCTTCGTGGCCCGAGACAACGTGGCCTCTTTCATCGGCTGGTGCCGGGCTGAGCTGGGCGTGCCCGAAGTGCTCATGTTTGAGACAGAAGACCTGGTGCTGCGCAAGAACGAGAAGAGCGTGGTGCTCTGCCTGCTGGAGGTCGCCCGGCGTGGGGCGCGCCTCGGCCTGCTTGCCCCGAGGCTGGTACAGTTCGAGCAGGAGATTGAGCGGGAGCTTCGAGCTACCCCTCAGGTCTCCAGCGTCCCTGCTGCTGAAGAGGATGTCACTGAAATTGCCACTGTACCAGGGGTTCCCACCCGCGCACCCCGCATGACGCCCAACGACCTTCGAAACCTCGATGAGCTG GTAAGGGAGATCCTGGGCAGGTGCACCTGCCCCGACCAGTTTCCCATGATCAAGGTCTCCGAGGGGAAGTACCGAGTGGGAGACTCCAGCCTGCTCATCTTCGTGAGG GTGCTGAGAAGTCACGTGATGGTGCGAGTAGGTGGCGGCTGGGACACACTGGAGCACTACCTAGACAAGCATGACCCTTGCCGCTGCTCTTCTTCTA CCCACCGTCTGCCCCAGCAGAGGGCCGGGACTTTCTCCCCGCAGAGGGGATCACCCACTCCTAGCCCCCGCCCCAGTAGCCCAGTCCCTGGGAGTGAGCGCCGGAGCTCCCGGCCCGAAGTAATAACCCCCATCAGCCTGCGAAGCACAAAGGAGGGGCCCGAGACCCCGCTCAG GCCCCGCGATCagctgccccccctcccccgctcccgcCGCTACTCCGGGGACAGTgactcctcagcctcctctgctCAGAGCGGCCCCATGGGTGCCCGCAGCGACGATTCAACCACTGGCTCCCGGAGGGAGCGGCCCAGCCACCGGCCGACCTCCGGTCTTCCGGCCTCCCCGAGACGGCCGACCGCTCCTCGCAGCCAGTCTCGAGACCGGCTGGACCGGGGACGGCCCCGCGTGGCCCCAGGAGGCCGAGGCGCTCAGCTGTCGGCTTCCAGCCCAGCACGGCGCACCCGCAGCCAGAGCCGCGAGGAACAGGCGGTATTGATGGTGCGCAGGGACCGAGACGGCCAGCACTCGTGGGTGGCCCGGGGCAGGGGTGGCGGGGGGGCAGGGGGTTCTGGAAGGAGTACCCCGCAGACTCCACGTGCCCGCAGCCCTGCAGCACCTCGGCCTTCCAGGGGCCCCAGCCCAGGCCCAGAGCTGGCTGCCACACCCGCCAGCATCTTCCGCACGCCCCTGCAGCTTGACccacagcaggagcagcagctgttTAGGCGTCTGGAAGAGGAATTCTTAGCCAATGCCCGCGCCTTGGAGGCTGCTGCTAGCCACACCCCCACAGGATCTGCCCCTGACCCTCCAGCTCCGGACTCCGCTTACTGTTCATCCAGCTCCTCGTCTTCATCACTCAGTGTCATGGGTGGCAAATGTGGCCAACCTGGGGAATCAGGCCGCACAGCCAATGGGCTGCCTGGGCCCCGCAGCCAAGCTCTGTCCAGCTCTTCCGATGAGGGCAGCCCCTGCCTTGCTGTAGGAGGGGCACTGGATGTAACCAGGAGCTCTATGGCTGGCCCAGAACCCTCACTGACCTGGGCAAGGGGGCGGATGGACACACAACCAGACCGTAAACCGTCACGCATACCCACACCTCGGGGACCCCGCCGCCCATCGGGACCCACAGAGCTCGGGGCTTGGCATGCCCTGCATTCGGTCACCCCAAGGACCGAGCCAGATTCTTCAATGTGA
- the Gas2l1 gene encoding GAS2-like protein 1 isoform X3 gives MFACSQSALKLSVPPPPSGRLVEVDHSEPLRVFTATLTYVPTVTPLALGMADPVAGIAGSAAKSVRPFRSSEAYVEAMKEDLADWLNALYSLGLPGSGDGFLTGLATGTTLCQHANAVTEAARALAAARPTRGVAFQAHSVAPGSFVARDNVASFIGWCRAELGVPEVLMFETEDLVLRKNEKSVVLCLLEVARRGARLGLLAPRLVQFEQEIERELRATPQVSSVPAAEEDVTEIATVPGVPTRAPRMTPNDLRNLDELVREILGRCTCPDQFPMIKVSEGKYRVGDSSLLIFVRPTVCPSRGPGLSPRRGDHPLLAPAPVAQSLGVSAGAPGPK, from the exons ATGTTTGCTTGTTCACAGTCTGCTCTTAAACTTagcgtccccccccccccgagtggcAGGCTGGTAGAGGTGGACCATTCTGAACCCTTGCGTGTCTTCACAGCAACCCTCACCTATGTCCCCACAGTGACTCCACTGGCCCTGGGCATGGCGGACCCAGTGGCGGGCATCGCAGGCTCTGCCGCCAAGAGTGTGCGACCCTTCCGATCCAGCGAGGCCTATGTGGAAGCCATGAAGGAAGACCTGGCCGATTGGCTCAATGCTTTGTACAGTCTAGGTCTCCCCGGCAGTGGCGATGGCTTCCTCACGGGGTTGGCCACAGGCACAACCCTGTGCCAACATGCCAACGCTGTCACCGAGGCTGCCCGGGCTCTGGCTGCTGCCCGTCCAACCCGAGGTGTGGCCTTCCAGGCACACAGTGTGGCGCCTGGCTCCTTCGTGGCCCGAGACAACGTGGCCTCTTTCATCGGCTGGTGCCGGGCTGAGCTGGGCGTGCCCGAAGTGCTCATGTTTGAGACAGAAGACCTGGTGCTGCGCAAGAACGAGAAGAGCGTGGTGCTCTGCCTGCTGGAGGTCGCCCGGCGTGGGGCGCGCCTCGGCCTGCTTGCCCCGAGGCTGGTACAGTTCGAGCAGGAGATTGAGCGGGAGCTTCGAGCTACCCCTCAGGTCTCCAGCGTCCCTGCTGCTGAAGAGGATGTCACTGAAATTGCCACTGTACCAGGGGTTCCCACCCGCGCACCCCGCATGACGCCCAACGACCTTCGAAACCTCGATGAGCTG GTAAGGGAGATCCTGGGCAGGTGCACCTGCCCCGACCAGTTTCCCATGATCAAGGTCTCCGAGGGGAAGTACCGAGTGGGAGACTCCAGCCTGCTCATCTTCGTGAGG CCCACCGTCTGCCCCAGCAGAGGGCCGGGACTTTCTCCCCGCAGAGGGGATCACCCACTCCTAGCCCCCGCCCCAGTAGCCCAGTCCCTGGGAGTGAGCGCCGGAGCTCCCGGCCCGAAGTAA